From one Prochlorococcus marinus XMU1404 genomic stretch:
- a CDS encoding DUF1330 domain-containing protein: MTKSYWLKKISIPNADLFLEYIRTVLPWIKSVGGVIVKRDLIQESTSNEWDGGQLGLVIEFESKFAAKKAFYSEVFQKYLQSRNLMELVTISTL, from the coding sequence ATGACAAAGAGTTATTGGCTAAAGAAAATTTCAATTCCAAATGCTGATTTATTTCTGGAATATATAAGGACAGTATTGCCTTGGATTAAATCTGTGGGAGGAGTAATAGTAAAAAGAGATTTGATACAAGAATCAACTTCAAATGAATGGGATGGAGGGCAGCTTGGACTAGTAATAGAATTCGAATCAAAATTTGCCGCAAAAAAAGCATTTTATTCTGAAGTATTTCAAAAATATCTGCAGTCCAGAAATTTAATGGAACTAGTTACTATAAGTACTCTTTAA
- a CDS encoding pilus assembly protein — MKEIGEIKSNIYKIAAVTDRGQRLNKLISPMYEEKANEMDALIDALKDFSFEISEKLLSGEWELIFSNVELFRSSPFFLAIEKALNDEFKSNLFFKLHQLQVGSFGISTIGRIAQKIDFDKKEFISTFDTTIFGLTTIPILGWFKLLPTFGGRVITLASNLVLRNNLLDMNLQKTKVSKVDGLNKIPLFSELLMDRWYPVKEVWNKLPWNKESPNCQISIIYLDDEMRIMQDMYGSIFIYIRPSISLLNSNTISNN, encoded by the coding sequence ATGAAAGAAATTGGAGAGATAAAGTCAAATATATACAAAATAGCTGCTGTTACAGATAGAGGGCAAAGATTAAATAAATTAATTTCTCCTATGTATGAGGAAAAAGCTAATGAAATGGATGCATTGATTGATGCTCTTAAAGACTTTAGTTTTGAAATATCAGAAAAATTATTGTCTGGAGAGTGGGAATTGATTTTTTCTAATGTTGAATTATTTCGAAGTTCTCCTTTCTTCCTTGCTATTGAAAAGGCATTAAATGATGAATTTAAAAGTAATCTTTTTTTTAAATTACATCAATTGCAAGTAGGATCCTTTGGCATATCAACTATTGGGAGAATTGCTCAAAAGATTGATTTTGACAAAAAAGAATTTATATCTACTTTTGACACTACAATATTTGGGCTTACAACAATTCCTATCTTAGGTTGGTTCAAACTATTGCCTACTTTTGGTGGAAGAGTAATAACCCTAGCAAGTAATTTGGTTTTAAGAAATAATTTACTTGATATGAACTTACAAAAGACAAAAGTTTCCAAAGTTGATGGACTTAATAAGATTCCATTATTTAGTGAATTACTTATGGATAGATGGTATCCAGTTAAAGAGGTATGGAATAAGTTACCTTGGAATAAGGAGTCGCCAAATTGCCAGATTTCAATTATATATTTAGACGATGAAATGAGAATTATGCAGGATATGTATGGGTCTATTTTTATTTATATAAGGCCTTCAATTTCCTTGTTGAATTCAAATACAATCTCTAATAATTAA
- a CDS encoding cell surface protein, with translation MKLLGLNSPAIFIILVVLLSILGTKRIEKGILLFKKFLKFLLTKEENQTLEISKVKSEEAEESEVKEETIKVEIKSEEAEESEVKEETIEPEIKSEEAEESEVKEETIEAEIKSEEAEESEVKEETIEAEIKSDKPKKRAVKDEIIDVEVKSDKPKKRAVKDEIIDVEVNSDNK, from the coding sequence ATGAAACTATTAGGTTTGAATTCTCCTGCAATATTCATAATTTTAGTCGTTTTGCTCTCAATTTTAGGTACAAAAAGAATTGAAAAAGGTATATTATTATTTAAAAAATTTTTAAAATTCCTTTTAACTAAAGAAGAAAATCAAACTTTAGAAATTTCAAAAGTAAAATCAGAGGAAGCAGAAGAAAGTGAAGTTAAGGAAGAAACAATAAAGGTAGAAATAAAGTCAGAGGAAGCAGAAGAAAGCGAAGTTAAGGAAGAAACAATAGAGCCAGAAATAAAGTCAGAGGAAGCAGAAGAAAGTGAAGTTAAGGAAGAAACAATAGAGGCAGAAATAAAGTCAGAGGAAGCAGAAGAAAGTGAAGTTAAGGAAGAAACAATAGAGGCAGAAATAAAGTCAGATAAACCAAAAAAAAGAGCAGTTAAAGATGAAATAATAGACGTAGAAGTAAAGTCAGATAAACCAAAAAAAAGAGCAGTTAAAGATGAAATAATAGACGTAGAAGTTAATTCTGATAATAAATAA
- a CDS encoding OsmC family protein: MTKVKCSYLGNLNCEAIHLQSGSLIRTDAPLDHCGKGESFSPTDLLATSLGTCLLTIMAIKAKSKGFDLKGIYLNIEKLMTQNSERKIKELIIDIYIPERTSIKTIDFLKKASKECPVTRNLSQEIDIKISWHHD; the protein is encoded by the coding sequence ATGACTAAAGTAAAATGTTCTTATTTAGGAAATTTAAACTGTGAGGCTATTCATCTACAATCTGGAAGTCTTATTAGAACGGATGCACCTTTAGATCACTGTGGTAAAGGTGAAAGTTTTTCCCCAACTGATTTATTAGCAACATCTTTAGGTACTTGTCTGCTAACCATTATGGCAATTAAAGCTAAATCGAAAGGATTTGATTTAAAAGGTATATATTTAAATATTGAAAAACTAATGACACAAAATAGCGAGAGGAAAATAAAAGAACTAATAATAGATATTTACATACCAGAGCGCACTTCTATTAAAACTATTGATTTTTTGAAAAAAGCTTCGAAAGAATGTCCAGTTACAAGAAATTTATCTCAAGAAATAGATATTAAAATTAGTTGGCATCATGATTAA
- a CDS encoding translation initiation factor IF-2 N-terminal domain-containing protein yields the protein MKGLRVLELSEALNVDSNDILAVCAILKIKATSRLSMLSFEECKNITDYYENKN from the coding sequence ATGAAAGGTCTTAGGGTTCTAGAGCTTTCTGAAGCACTTAATGTTGATAGCAACGATATATTAGCTGTTTGTGCAATTCTAAAAATAAAAGCCACATCTAGATTAAGCATGCTTTCATTTGAAGAATGTAAAAACATAACTGATTACTATGAAAATAAAAATTAG
- a CDS encoding DUF2839 family protein, with the protein MGEAKRREELGLPPREKKKEKQISKNQLYKILNKYPYLPFILGFSLLAILIIDLVNYYK; encoded by the coding sequence ATGGGAGAAGCTAAGAGAAGGGAAGAGTTAGGCTTACCACCTAGAGAAAAGAAAAAGGAAAAACAAATATCGAAAAATCAACTATATAAAATTTTAAATAAATATCCTTATTTACCTTTCATTTTAGGTTTTTCATTACTAGCAATATTAATTATCGATTTAGTTAATTACTACAAATAG
- a CDS encoding lectin subunit alpha: MDPLDPLTEIINSGQGFSPAIALERIIWAIIGAFFLVSISTSITKSMRSQNWFTRKFLFSFSKDKKNSDDSSSQPSGNDE; the protein is encoded by the coding sequence TTGGACCCTTTAGATCCACTTACTGAAATTATTAATTCCGGTCAAGGTTTCTCGCCTGCAATTGCTTTAGAAAGAATTATTTGGGCAATTATTGGAGCCTTTTTTTTAGTATCAATTTCAACGTCAATTACTAAAAGTATGCGAAGTCAAAATTGGTTTACTAGAAAATTTTTATTTAGTTTTTCTAAAGATAAAAAAAATTCAGATGATTCATCTTCACAACCTTCTGGTAATGATGAATAA
- a CDS encoding DUF1499 domain-containing protein, with protein sequence MKILFLAILICASFLFPSSSFASHIELKPCVEIAHCVREEWEVNNIAKPFEEIKTFIENTPRTEIVEIDGDYLHAEATSKWMKYVDDLEVSFLPESNILLIRSESRVGESDLGVNQKRVDLLKSKMF encoded by the coding sequence ATGAAAATACTTTTTTTAGCAATTTTAATTTGTGCAAGCTTTTTATTCCCTTCTTCATCATTTGCCTCACATATAGAGCTAAAACCTTGTGTAGAGATTGCTCATTGTGTTCGAGAAGAATGGGAGGTTAACAATATTGCGAAACCTTTTGAAGAGATAAAAACATTTATCGAAAACACTCCAAGAACTGAGATTGTAGAAATTGATGGCGATTATCTCCATGCTGAGGCAACCAGTAAATGGATGAAGTATGTAGACGACTTAGAAGTATCCTTTCTACCTGAATCAAACATTTTATTAATAAGATCAGAATCAAGAGTTGGAGAAAGTGATTTGGGAGTGAATCAAAAAAGAGTTGATTTATTAAAATCGAAAATGTTTTAA
- a CDS encoding Nif11 family protein: MSDKDLSNFLKKIEQLNQIAELIKNNPSKKLSLSKCKNHDEVIRLTTEWGFDIGKRWGEY; this comes from the coding sequence ATGTCAGATAAAGATCTAAGTAATTTTCTAAAAAAAATAGAGCAACTTAATCAAATTGCTGAGCTAATAAAAAATAATCCTAGTAAAAAGTTATCCCTTTCAAAATGCAAGAATCATGATGAAGTAATTAGATTAACCACTGAATGGGGTTTTGATATTGGTAAAAGGTGGGGAGAATATTAA
- a CDS encoding DUF2470 domain-containing protein, which translates to MKIISKETSKRVCSHMNNDHIDSVHKYLIHYGKISRFENAYMEEINNRYIKINYDGHSAIINFKNEISEEEIHSTLVSMIKEIK; encoded by the coding sequence ATGAAAATTATTAGTAAAGAAACAAGTAAAAGAGTTTGTAGTCACATGAATAATGATCACATTGATTCGGTTCACAAATATCTTATTCATTATGGGAAGATATCAAGATTTGAGAATGCTTATATGGAAGAAATTAATAACCGTTATATAAAAATCAATTACGATGGACATTCTGCAATTATCAATTTTAAAAATGAAATATCTGAAGAAGAAATTCATTCAACTTTAGTATCTATGATTAAAGAGATTAAATAA
- a CDS encoding acyl-CoA thioesterase codes for MHSKPVWKIEKIVLPQHADHAGVMWHGKYFNWLEESRINALSEVGISYFELTKNGLDLPLINTSIKYKSPLILGEKITIESEFNIDKSPRINVISKFLNKKNEILTIAEVNLVLINKLNFSIIRKRPDFLSEAFIKLNG; via the coding sequence ATGCACTCAAAACCAGTTTGGAAAATAGAAAAAATTGTTTTACCTCAACATGCAGATCATGCAGGCGTAATGTGGCACGGTAAATATTTTAATTGGCTTGAAGAAAGCAGAATAAATGCACTTTCAGAAGTAGGTATAAGTTATTTCGAACTAACTAAAAATGGCTTAGATTTACCTTTAATCAATACTTCAATAAAATATAAATCTCCATTAATTCTTGGTGAAAAAATAACAATCGAGAGCGAATTCAATATTGATAAAAGTCCTAGGATTAATGTAATTTCAAAATTTCTTAACAAGAAAAATGAAATCTTAACGATTGCTGAAGTCAATTTAGTCTTAATAAATAAACTGAATTTTTCTATAATAAGAAAAAGGCCAGATTTCCTATCGGAAGCCTTTATTAAATTGAACGGTTGA
- the dusB gene encoding tRNA dihydrouridine synthase DusB: MSSNIKLKGRGVNRIIKSKVMLSPLAGVTDNIFRRLVRKWAPNSLLFTEMINATSLKKGFGTQKINQIDLEEGPIGVQIFDNRPYAVSEAAKKAEDSGAFLIDINMGCPVKKIAKKGGGSALIKDRKLAIELVKNAVKAVSVPVTVKTRLGWDNKEENIDDFLFKLQDAGATMITLHGRTRKQGFSGRSDWEMIGRLKKLLEIPVIANGDIKNPDDALNCLKKTNADGVMIGRGILGSPWKIGEIDYAIRENKNFQEPNAEEKLYLIIEHLDELIKEKGDHGLLIARKHISWTCKDFKGASNLRNNLVRAVDKNEVKNLINKMIKTLNNEKNTLA; this comes from the coding sequence ATGTCTTCAAATATAAAGCTAAAAGGAAGGGGCGTTAACAGGATAATTAAGAGTAAGGTTATGCTATCCCCATTAGCAGGTGTTACAGATAACATTTTTAGACGACTTGTACGTAAATGGGCTCCAAACTCTTTACTTTTTACAGAAATGATAAATGCCACAAGTCTTAAAAAAGGATTTGGAACACAAAAAATCAATCAAATAGATTTAGAAGAAGGTCCTATTGGAGTACAAATATTTGATAATAGGCCATATGCTGTTTCTGAAGCCGCTAAAAAAGCAGAGGACTCTGGAGCTTTCTTAATTGATATAAATATGGGATGTCCAGTAAAAAAAATCGCAAAGAAAGGTGGAGGCAGTGCCTTAATTAAAGACCGAAAACTTGCTATAGAATTAGTCAAAAATGCTGTAAAAGCTGTTAGTGTTCCAGTAACAGTAAAAACACGACTCGGATGGGATAATAAAGAAGAAAATATAGACGATTTCTTATTTAAGCTTCAAGATGCGGGAGCAACGATGATCACACTACATGGAAGAACTAGAAAACAGGGTTTTTCAGGCAGGTCAGATTGGGAAATGATCGGGAGACTTAAAAAGTTGTTAGAAATTCCAGTAATTGCTAATGGAGATATCAAAAATCCAGATGACGCTCTTAATTGTTTAAAAAAAACAAATGCTGATGGTGTAATGATTGGGAGAGGAATTTTAGGATCCCCATGGAAAATAGGAGAAATAGATTATGCAATTAGAGAAAATAAAAATTTTCAAGAGCCAAACGCAGAAGAAAAACTATATTTAATTATTGAGCATCTTGATGAATTAATAAAAGAAAAAGGAGATCACGGCTTGCTTATTGCTAGGAAACATATCTCATGGACATGCAAAGACTTTAAAGGAGCATCAAATTTGAGAAATAACTTGGTTAGAGCTGTTGATAAAAATGAAGTTAAAAATTTAATAAATAAAATGATTAAAACTTTGAATAATGAAAAAAATACATTAGCTTAA
- a CDS encoding restriction endonuclease produces MKNFLIFIIFIIFSIFIIVRDYQIKKKKFKLNNALNSNFFIQTINNLIEENKYNLLEERIRLREIDAYGNEDYKKWIGNPPLDEKSIEKNIFNGSKRFKEGIPYFWEKVILKKFGSMELFFEKWRSYCKENPTIDDEIIGSIRKLETEDWFVFIASQIEKSCLNLIEKNYSSKNKENYKKGIRFENHCMEILKQNGWEVKETPNTGDQGVDLIASINDLRICIQCKDHEKAIGNKAVQEISAGKLFWKGTHAIIVSKSGFTKSAYQLAKSNKVELINEYQLKDLEKFIV; encoded by the coding sequence ATGAAAAATTTTTTAATTTTTATTATTTTTATCATTTTTTCAATTTTTATAATTGTAAGAGATTATCAAATTAAAAAGAAAAAGTTTAAATTAAATAATGCCTTAAATTCCAATTTCTTTATTCAAACAATTAATAATTTAATAGAAGAAAACAAATACAATTTGTTAGAGGAGAGGATCAGATTAAGGGAAATAGATGCTTACGGTAACGAGGATTATAAAAAATGGATTGGCAATCCACCTCTTGATGAAAAATCCATTGAGAAAAATATATTTAATGGATCCAAACGATTTAAAGAGGGCATACCATACTTCTGGGAAAAAGTAATTTTAAAAAAATTTGGAAGTATGGAATTATTTTTCGAAAAGTGGAGATCGTATTGTAAAGAAAATCCTACTATTGATGATGAGATAATTGGATCTATTAGAAAGCTCGAGACTGAAGATTGGTTTGTATTCATAGCAAGTCAAATAGAGAAATCATGCTTAAACCTAATAGAAAAAAACTACTCAAGTAAAAACAAGGAAAACTACAAAAAAGGTATTAGATTTGAAAATCATTGTATGGAAATTCTCAAACAAAATGGCTGGGAAGTAAAAGAAACCCCTAATACAGGAGATCAAGGGGTTGACTTAATTGCTTCAATAAATGATTTGAGAATATGTATTCAATGCAAAGATCATGAAAAAGCTATTGGAAATAAGGCAGTTCAAGAAATTTCAGCTGGTAAATTATTTTGGAAAGGTACACATGCAATAATAGTTTCAAAATCTGGCTTTACAAAGTCTGCTTATCAACTAGCAAAATCAAATAAAGTGGAACTAATCAATGAATATCAATTAAAAGATTTAGAAAAGTTTATTGTTTAA
- a CDS encoding MAPEG family protein has product MQVAFAWSLCLSVGVVLLSIIPLTIGRVKAGYSVENMTAPRALFDELPSFGKRAVWCHQNCWESISLHAPACLLCLITLTDSNIAIIAAFIHPIFRFLYIGAYVFNIPTARGLMWASGIFTTLLLYKEGLTQLI; this is encoded by the coding sequence ATGCAAGTAGCTTTTGCCTGGAGTCTTTGTCTATCAGTTGGTGTTGTTTTATTATCAATTATTCCATTAACTATAGGGAGAGTTAAAGCGGGATATTCTGTTGAAAATATGACTGCTCCAAGGGCTTTATTCGATGAATTACCTTCTTTTGGAAAAAGAGCAGTTTGGTGTCATCAAAATTGTTGGGAAAGTATTTCCCTACATGCACCCGCATGTCTTCTATGTTTGATTACTTTAACTGACTCTAATATTGCAATAATTGCAGCATTTATTCATCCCATTTTTCGTTTTTTATATATTGGTGCATATGTATTTAATATCCCAACAGCTAGAGGTTTAATGTGGGCCTCAGGAATTTTTACAACACTTTTGCTTTACAAAGAGGGCTTAACACAATTGATATAA
- a CDS encoding glutathione peroxidase, with protein MQVDVQNTTVLSADGSSIKLGEYSGEVILVVNVASYCGNTAQYEDLQKLYDLYSSKGLRILAFPCNDFGKQEPDSIPVIKDFCTTKYGVKFEIYEKVHAKGNTTEPYTTLNKVEPAGDVEWNFEKFLIGKDSKVIARFKPGVKPFDENLIAAIEVALDS; from the coding sequence ATGCAAGTTGACGTACAAAATACTACTGTTCTATCAGCAGATGGATCATCTATAAAACTTGGTGAATACTCTGGGGAAGTGATTTTAGTGGTTAACGTTGCTAGTTATTGCGGAAATACTGCACAGTATGAGGATCTTCAAAAGCTTTATGATTTATATTCAAGCAAAGGGCTAAGAATACTTGCATTTCCCTGCAATGATTTTGGAAAACAAGAACCAGATTCTATACCAGTAATAAAAGATTTTTGCACCACAAAATATGGCGTTAAATTTGAAATCTATGAAAAAGTTCATGCTAAAGGCAATACTACGGAACCATACACAACCCTTAACAAAGTTGAACCTGCGGGGGACGTTGAATGGAATTTCGAGAAGTTTCTAATAGGGAAAGATAGTAAAGTAATTGCAAGATTCAAACCAGGCGTTAAACCGTTTGACGAAAACTTAATAGCAGCTATTGAAGTAGCGTTAGATTCATAA